Genomic segment of Umezawaea sp. Da 62-37:
CTTCGCCGAGGCCGTCGACCGCTTCATGCCCGCGTCGAACAGCCGCCGCTCCACCACGTCCAGCAGCTTGCGGTCGCCGCGCTCGCCCAGCTCCACCTCGATCTCGCGCCACGAGTCGGCCGTCGCCCCGTTGTCCGCGGTGTCCTCCAGGACCTGGGCCGACACCAGATCCTCCACGACCTCGATCAACAGACCGCCGTGCTCGTCGACCAGTTGCCAGCGTTCACGGGTGGTCCGGATCCGCGCGACCGGCGCCAGGTCGGCGCCGCGGACATGCACCTGCGCCAGGTTCACGAGTTCCTTCGGCGGCTTCTTCGTCTTGCCCAGCGGCAGCCGCACCTCCTCGCGGGTGTCCCCGCCGACCGGCAGCTTCAGGTGCCAGCCCGCGTCCTCGCCGCCGGTGCGCCTGCGCAGCGTCACGCCGCCGCGGGCCAGCCGGAGGTCGGCGGTGTCGTAGTAGACGGCCTCCAGCTCGATCCGCTCGGGGCCCGCTTCCGCGGCCACGCCGGGGAAGCCGTCGAGCGGGGGCAGGTCGCTGCCCGCCGGGGCCTCGTACTTGCGTTCGGTCTCGTGCACTGAGGTCGACATCTCCTAGACATACACCGTTCGCCGCCCGATTAGTCCTGTTGACCGGCCTGTCACGGTGCGTGTCCACCCGTTGACCTGGACGGGGGTGGTCATGGGCCCGTCCGCGTGGTCTTCGTGGTCCGGACCTTGGCAAACCCGATTCATGCGGTTGGCTGGAAGCGTGGCGGACCCAACTGAGAAGGAACGGCTCGAAGTAGTCGAGCCCAAGGTCGTCGTCCTCGAGAAGACCGTGGCGGTGCTGGTCGCCGAACTCGACCGGGTCAGCAATCGCCTGCGGGTGCTCGAGATGCGGCTGTCGGGCGCGGGAGCCGGTGCCGACGAGGACTTCGACGCCCTCGGCGAGGACGTCGCGGACATCGTGGAGGCCCTGCGCAAGGCGTGGGACGCCGAGCAGGAGGTGCTCGCCGACTCCGTGCGCGTCCAGGTCCGCAAGGAGGTCGCCGAGTTCGCGGGCCTGACGACCAGGCGCGAGGCGAGCAAGGCGAAGATGGCCGCCGGCAGGCTCACCCGCGCGGACCACATGCGGCTGATGCACGACGTGGACCAGCTCGACTGGCAGATCGGCGCGCAGGGCGGCAGCGCTCGGGACGCGGCGGCCAGGCTCGCGGCGGACGAGCGCGCGGCCGAGGAGGCGTGGCGGCAGGACGCGATCATCGCCGGTGAGAAGGCCCGCGAGGAGATCTGGGCCGCCGCGCGCGCCAGGATCGACCGCGCGCTGGCCGCCGACACCCGGCTGCCCGTGTGGTTCCGGATCGGGCTGGGGGAGATCACCAACCCGGACCCGGCGCCGTGGCTGCTGGCGGCGACCGGGCTGGTGGCGTACCGGCTGGAGTACGGCGTGGTGGACCCGGTTCGCCCGCTGGGCCCGATCCCGTCAGCCGAATCGGGGTCAGCCGCCTGGGTGCGCCGGACCGAGGTCTACGGCGACGTGTCCGAACAGCTGAAGGGCCTCCGCCCGTAGGGCCAGTTTCCCGGATCCGTGTTCGCGGTAGCCGGGCCTGACGCGGCCCCTGGGGGCACGGGCGGATGGCCCACGTACAACAGCGGTACGCGGACCATCCGCCCGCACCGCCAGGAACCACCTCAGGCGCGACTCCCATCGAACGAGATCCGGGAAACAGGCCCTAGACCCGTCCGGAAGTTCACCCGACCGTGGTGGTCGGGTGAACCGTCCGATGTGGACGCGGCGGGACGATCAGGGCGCGCAGGTCGTGAGCATCGACGCCAGCGCGTCGTGCTCGGCCTGGTCGATGGTCAGCTTGTAGGCCGACTTCACCGCGATCCAGTTCTTCGAGTAGGTGCACCAGTAGGTCTGCACCGCGGGCTTCCACTTCGCCGGGTCCTGGTCGCCCTTGGCCCGGTTCGTGGTGGCCGACGCGGCGATCAGCTGGCTGCCGCCCAGGTCGTTGGCCAGCTTCTTGCGGTCGTCGTCGGTCCACGCGGCGGCGCCGGAGCGCCACGCCTCGGCCAGCGGCACGGTGTGGTCGATGTCGATCGCGCCCGCGTCGGTGACGGTCAGACCGTCGTACGGGCTGATCCAGGTGCCCTCGACGGCCTTGCACTCCTTGTCGCTCTTCACGTTCGTGCCCTGCTTCTGCAGCACGATCTCGCGGGTGTCGCAGGAGTTGCCCTGGCTCGCCCAGTGCGGGAAGCGGTCGCGGCTGTAGCCGGTCATCTTGCCCTCGGGGGCGATGGTGAGGGCCGCCAGCTGCGCCGCGGACTCGCCGGTCGCGACCGGGGGAGTGGAGGCGGGCGGCTGCTTGTCGCGGTCCA
This window contains:
- a CDS encoding HNH endonuclease family protein; its protein translation is MDRKKATALTSLVIVIVLAALAWFLDRDKQPPASTPPVATGESAAQLAALTIAPEGKMTGYSRDRFPHWASQGNSCDTREIVLQKQGTNVKSDKECKAVEGTWISPYDGLTVTDAGAIDIDHTVPLAEAWRSGAAAWTDDDRKKLANDLGGSQLIAASATTNRAKGDQDPAKWKPAVQTYWCTYSKNWIAVKSAYKLTIDQAEHDALASMLTTCAP